The DNA window AGCGGGGCGACCGCTTCATCGCCGTGTCAGGCGAAGCCGGCGGTCGCGCCGCGGCGGGTCCTCAGGCCCTGCCGTAAAGCGGCACCAGCGTGCCGCTCATCGCCTGGTTGGCCGGCGAGGCAAGGTAGGCGATGGCCTCGGCGGCAGCTTCGAGGCTGACCCATCTGGTGACATCGGCATCCGGCATATCGGCGCGGTTTGCCGGGGTGTCGAGCGTCGACGGCGCCACTGCATTGACCAGGATGCCCTTGTGCTTCAGCTCCTCGGCCATCGCCACCGTCATCGCCGCCACCGCGGCCTTGCTGGCCGCGTAGGCGACCGAACCGGCGCCCCTGCGCGGTTCCAGTGCTGCTCGTGCAGCGATGTTGACGATGCGGCCTGCCGTGCCTGATGCCAGCATCGAGCGGACCGCGGCGCGGCAGCACAGGAAGGCAGTGCGTGCATTGGTGTCCATCATCTCGGCAAAGGACGCCGACTCGATCTTTTCCACAGGTGCCGAGGTGAAGCCGCCGGCCAGGTGGATCGAGCCCCACAGGCCTGGAACCTGGCTGTAGAACGCTTCGACCTTGGCGGGGTCCGAGAGATCGACATTGTGCACCAGCCTGACACGGTCATGCGTGGCGAAAGGGAAATGCGTTGGTGCGGCGGCATGGGCATTGGGCACATGGCAGATCGCGCCGTCACTCAGCAGTTTGCCGACAACCGCACCGCCGAGCGCACCGGTCCCGCCGGTCACGACGATATGCTTGCCTTCAAGTGTTTCCGTCATCTTGGACGCTCCTGTCATTTTTTTATCGTTAGGTCGTTTCTTACGCCACGCCGACGCGAAGCGTCGCGCCTTTCGCGCCATCACTCAATTGAAATCTCGACATGGCAGTTGTCGCGTCTTTGCATGCGTCCGCCCACCACTCGGCCATGGGTCATGCCAGCCGGGACGGGAGCCACGCGACACTGATATTCAGTCAACCGTGATTTCGATGACGCGCGGCAGTCCGGTGGCCCGCGCGCGTTTCAGCGCGTCCGCCAGACCATCAATATCGGCAAGCCGTTCGGCGCCGATGCCATAGGCTTGCGCCAGCTTGCAGAAATCCGGCGGCGCCGGCGATACGCCAACCGGCTCGACGCCGACGTCGAGCATCGAGGTTTCGATCTCGCGGTAACCTCTGTTATTCCAGACGACGAAGATGACCGGTGCCCGGGCATCGAGTGCGGCGCCCAGTTCCGGCAGCGTGAACTGGAAGCCGCCGTCACCCGTGAGGCAGACGACCGGCGCATCGGGCACCGCAAGGGCAGCGCCGATCGCCGCCGGCGGGCCATAGCCGAGCGCGCCGAAGCCGGTGGCGGCATTGAACCAGCCGCCCGGCCGGTCATGGTCGTAATAGAGGTTTGCGGCGTAGATCGGTTGCGTCGAATCGCCGACGATAAGTGCGCCCGGCAAAGCGTCGCGGATCATCTCGACGGCGCGCACTTGCGCCTGCAGGGTCGGATTGAGTTCGGCAAAGGCTGCTTTTCGTGCAGCAGCGGCGCGCGACGAACCGCCTTCGCTTGCCGGGACATGGCCGGTTTCCAGAAGCAGCGCTTCGAGCGCCTCGGCGCAATCGGCCTGGATCGAAACCGTCGCCGGGCGGCGGGCAAGCTGGTCCGCGCCGATATCGATGCGGATCAGATTGGCGGGCAGGACGAAGCCGCCATCGCTGTAGCCGTCATAGTCGGTCGGGCCGAACTCGGTGCCGGCGGCAATGACCAGATCTGCGTCGGCCATCAGCGCCCGCACCGCCTTCAGGCTGGGACTGGCCGGCACGCAAAGCGGATGACCATGCAGCAGACCGCGCGCATTGGCGGTCTGGACGACCGGCGCGCCCAGCCGTTCGGCCAGACGCCGCAATGGCGCCTCGGCGCGTTTGGCGCCGCCGCCGACCAGGATCAGTGGGCGGCGCGCGGCAGCGATGAGTTTGGCAGCGCTGGCAATTGCGGCACCTTCCGGCGCGGGTGGCGTCACATTGCTCAGCATGGCAGCGATGCCATCCGCCGGCTTGACCATGACGTCGGTCGGGATTTCGATATGCACCGGACCAGGCCTGACCGATGAAAACAGGGCGAAGGCCTGCGCCAGCGCACCGGGCAATTCGCTGGCCTCGGTGACGCGCTGCGAAAACAGCGCCACCTTCTCCATCATGCCGCGCTGGTCCGGCAGTTCATGCAGATGGCCCAGCCCCTTGCCCAGCGTCGGCATGGCGTTGACGCCTGATATGACCAGCATCGGCACCGAATCGGCGCGTGCCTGTCCCATGGCGGTGATGGTGTTGGTCAGCCCCGGTCCGGTGATGACGAAGGCGACACCCGGCCTGCCGCTGGCGCGCGCATAGCCGTCGGCCATGAAGCCGGCGCCCTGCTCGTGACGCGGCGTGACATGGCGGATCTTGGAGCGCGCCAGCCCACGGTAGAGTTCGACCGTGTGCACGCCGGGAATGCCGAACACCGTGTCGACGCCATGGGCTTCGAGCAGCGAAATGAGGGCTTCGCCGAGTGTCGTCATTGGTTTTCCTCCCCTTCCGGCGCGAGGCCTAGTTCGGCCTCGACAGTCTTGATGCCGATCGCCGCCAATTCGCCGGGCGAGAACATCTCGCCGGCCAGGCAACCTTCGATCCAGAGTCCGTCGATGATCGCATTAATCGCGATGGCATGGTGGCGCAATTGGCTTGTGTCCGGATTGCGCCGTTCGGCGGCGAGCACCTCAGCCACAACCGCTTCCACCTCATTGCGAAAACCAAGGTAGCCTTCGCGGTGGGCATGGGCCAAGGTCGGATCCGCTCTGGCGCGGCCGATGAAGGTTGCCCAGAGCGAAAACACCCGCGCATCGATGATCGGCGCATTGAGGTTGGCGGTGACGAAAGCCGCAAGGCGCTGGCGAGGCGAGGTATCCTCCATGACCAACGCCGCTTTCGCCTGCTCGGTCATGCGGCCCATCAGCGCTGCATAGGCTTCCTGCAGCAATTCTTCCTTGCCGGGAAAATAGTGCCGGATCAGCCCAGCGGTGACGCCGGCACGCAATGCGATGGTGCGCAAGGTGGCGCCCTGCAGGCCATGTTCGGCCACGCTGTCCAGAGTGGCCTCGATCAGATCCTGCCGCCGCCGCTCCTCGCCCTCGCGACGGAACCTGCGGCGGGATGGCGTATTCATTGGCGCAGGATCGGTCGCGTCAGGCATGTCGGCCCGCCCTCGCAGGCGATGCAGAGCGCATCCGCCTCGAAGATTTCGACCGTGCAGCCGGCGGCTTCCATCGCGGCTTTGGTCTTTGGAAAGCCTGCAACGGCAATGACCTTGTGTGGGCTGGTCGGCAGCACGTTCAGGCTAAGGCCGTTGGAAGCCGCGAACTCTTCGGCGTCGCCTTCGACCAGCCGGATGTTGTGCGCCTTCAGCATCTGATAGAACGGGGCCGGCAAAAGCGGTGAATAGACCAGTGCGAGGTCGTCGGCCAGCGGGCTGATCACCGACATCAGATGCAGGCACGCCTCTTCGCCTTGCCACAGCGGCAGATCAAAGCCGTAGACGGTAACGCCCAGCGGCGTCAGCAGGTTGGAAACCTGCTGGATGCCTTCCTGGTTGGAGCGGACACCGCGCCCGATCACCAGCGTGCGGGCATCGAGCCATACACAATCACCGCCTTCGACCTGGCCAGGAACGTCGACGCGGCCCAGGATTGGAATGCCCAGCCTTCGGTAGGTTTCCTCATGCAGCGAGGGCTCCCTGGCGCGCAACGGTTTGCCCATGGACAGAATCAGCGCGCCGCGATCGGTCATCAGCGACGGGTCGTGCGTGAACACCGAATCCGAAAGTCCATCCGCCGTGTCCTCGATCCATTCGATTTCGGCACCGGAAGCCGCCACCAGTTCAGCAAGGAGCGCGTGCTGCGATGCAGCTTTCGCCGGATTGAATCCCGGGCCATAGTGCCAGGCAGCCCTGTCGGCATTGCGCATGGCGTTGGCCGCCGACCGCATCAGCACGCGGCGCAGCGGCGCCGCCATGGACTGTGATCCGAAAGCGCTCATCGAAGCCCTTTTTCGCTGAAAAAATCGAGAAAATTTCATGGACGGCTATTTATACACTTGCACAACAAGCTCGCAAGTGCCGTAATGAGCAGGATTGACGGGCTCGCGCCGTTGGGTCCATGCTGAAGTCTGGAGCGGGGCAGTACAGCGTATATGTTGATTAGCCGGATAGACGTTCGACGAACTGCCGCCTACCCTATAGAGGCCACACCGTGAGCGCGGCGGAAGCTGCCGCAGTCCAATCTGGCACGGCGCAGGACGGCGCCGCCGAAGCCATCCATGTCGAGAACCTGCACAAGAGATTCGGTGAGCTGCATGTGCTGAAGGGCGTCTCGCTGTCGGCGCGCGACGGCGAGGTCATCGCCATCATCGGCGGCTCAGGCTCGGGCAAATCGACACTGCTGCGCTGCATCAACTGCCTTGAAAACCCGACGAGCGGCATCATCCGCGTCAATGG is part of the Mesorhizobium loti genome and encodes:
- a CDS encoding amidinotransferase, producing MSAFGSQSMAAPLRRVLMRSAANAMRNADRAAWHYGPGFNPAKAASQHALLAELVAASGAEIEWIEDTADGLSDSVFTHDPSLMTDRGALILSMGKPLRAREPSLHEETYRRLGIPILGRVDVPGQVEGGDCVWLDARTLVIGRGVRSNQEGIQQVSNLLTPLGVTVYGFDLPLWQGEEACLHLMSVISPLADDLALVYSPLLPAPFYQMLKAHNIRLVEGDAEEFAASNGLSLNVLPTSPHKVIAVAGFPKTKAAMEAAGCTVEIFEADALCIACEGGPTCLTRPILRQ
- a CDS encoding TetR family transcriptional regulator — its product is MPDATDPAPMNTPSRRRFRREGEERRRQDLIEATLDSVAEHGLQGATLRTIALRAGVTAGLIRHYFPGKEELLQEAYAALMGRMTEQAKAALVMEDTSPRQRLAAFVTANLNAPIIDARVFSLWATFIGRARADPTLAHAHREGYLGFRNEVEAVVAEVLAAERRNPDTSQLRHHAIAINAIIDGLWIEGCLAGEMFSPGELAAIGIKTVEAELGLAPEGEENQ
- a CDS encoding 5-guanidino-2-oxopentanoate decarboxylase codes for the protein MTTLGEALISLLEAHGVDTVFGIPGVHTVELYRGLARSKIRHVTPRHEQGAGFMADGYARASGRPGVAFVITGPGLTNTITAMGQARADSVPMLVISGVNAMPTLGKGLGHLHELPDQRGMMEKVALFSQRVTEASELPGALAQAFALFSSVRPGPVHIEIPTDVMVKPADGIAAMLSNVTPPAPEGAAIASAAKLIAAARRPLILVGGGAKRAEAPLRRLAERLGAPVVQTANARGLLHGHPLCVPASPSLKAVRALMADADLVIAAGTEFGPTDYDGYSDGGFVLPANLIRIDIGADQLARRPATVSIQADCAEALEALLLETGHVPASEGGSSRAAAARKAAFAELNPTLQAQVRAVEMIRDALPGALIVGDSTQPIYAANLYYDHDRPGGWFNAATGFGALGYGPPAAIGAALAVPDAPVVCLTGDGGFQFTLPELGAALDARAPVIFVVWNNRGYREIETSMLDVGVEPVGVSPAPPDFCKLAQAYGIGAERLADIDGLADALKRARATGLPRVIEITVD
- a CDS encoding SDR family NAD(P)-dependent oxidoreductase; the protein is MTETLEGKHIVVTGGTGALGGAVVGKLLSDGAICHVPNAHAAAPTHFPFATHDRVRLVHNVDLSDPAKVEAFYSQVPGLWGSIHLAGGFTSAPVEKIESASFAEMMDTNARTAFLCCRAAVRSMLASGTAGRIVNIAARAALEPRRGAGSVAYAASKAAVAAMTVAMAEELKHKGILVNAVAPSTLDTPANRADMPDADVTRWVSLEAAAEAIAYLASPANQAMSGTLVPLYGRA